From Woronichinia naegeliana WA131, the proteins below share one genomic window:
- a CDS encoding IS630 family transposase, producing the protein MPRLAPTPLHLSELEREQLQHLVNRHSTSQQIVLRAKIILQADAGQNHREIGRALNISRDMARLWRNRWLELSGKPLSVVERLTDAPRPGGPMTFSLEQILQLFAIACEPPADYDRPLSHWTARELADEMLKQGIVESISPRHVGRLLAEADLKPHQSQYWLNPPPDPEFDEKVSDICQTYLSAMERAEQGEQTISIDEMTGIQALERKAPAQPMRPGKPERREFEYIRHGTQTLIASFNVVSGQIAQASVGDTRTEIDYLNHVQQLVASDPKTVKWHLLMDCLNTHQSESLVGLGGASRRT; encoded by the coding sequence ATGCCTAGATTAGCACCAACGCCACTGCACCTAAGCGAACTGGAGCGAGAGCAACTGCAACATTTGGTCAATCGGCACAGTACTTCCCAGCAAATTGTCCTCAGAGCCAAGATTATTCTACAAGCCGATGCTGGACAGAATCATCGAGAGATTGGTCGCGCCCTTAACATCAGTCGAGATATGGCCCGACTATGGCGCAATCGTTGGCTAGAGCTGAGTGGCAAGCCCCTGTCGGTGGTGGAGCGATTAACGGATGCACCTCGACCGGGAGGTCCCATGACCTTTAGCTTAGAGCAGATTCTTCAGTTATTTGCGATAGCTTGTGAGCCACCGGCGGATTATGACCGACCGCTCAGTCATTGGACAGCGCGGGAACTGGCGGATGAAATGCTCAAACAAGGCATTGTTGAGAGCATCTCCCCTCGCCATGTGGGACGATTGCTGGCGGAAGCCGACTTGAAACCACACCAATCGCAATATTGGTTAAATCCTCCCCCCGACCCTGAGTTTGATGAGAAAGTTAGTGACATTTGTCAGACCTACCTGAGTGCAATGGAGCGAGCAGAACAGGGAGAACAGACAATTTCCATTGATGAGATGACCGGCATTCAAGCCTTGGAACGAAAGGCTCCTGCCCAACCAATGCGACCTGGCAAACCAGAAAGGCGAGAATTTGAGTATATTCGTCACGGCACCCAGACGTTAATTGCCAGTTTTAATGTGGTTTCAGGTCAGATTGCCCAAGCCAGTGTGGGAGACACGCGCACTGAGATAGACTATCTCAATCATGTTCAACAGTTGGTTGCCAGTGACCCAAAGACTGTCAAGTGGCACCTGCTGATGGATTGCTTGAACACCCATCAATCAGAATCACTAGTAGGCTTGGGTGGCGCAAGTCGAAGGACTTGA
- a CDS encoding iron uptake porin has product MMKKVLWQTAKVIPVVLGASFLATQGAMAASEDNVDVSQTQNLATPTQEVAPAAMPALATQADALELIRHRQNLKTFNAAPNGEQGMSQVTSVSELRDVQPTEWAYEALKSLVERYGCIVGYPDRTFRGNRALSRWEFAAGLNACMNVMERLLQENVAVIREDIDKLKALAQQFEQELAALGARVDNLEARTSYLEDHQFSTTTKLNANVIIAVTDQFGNDKALNWRQQTTFNNNQAAGRNPQKTPVDENTTLSDRVRLNFDTSFTGKDRLRTRLEAGDVPNMAGATGTSMARLGWDTTNYTGSLGSPTPNSVNVSKLFYRTPVAGNIVVHVGAVGLDLDDVFDVHNPYLSSSELGSLSRYGRFNPLLYRGPSGAGAAFQYKFSKELALTAAYLADSTNLSSSLGGSSRVGNPENGNGLFNGQFSTGTQLDWNITDTLGIGVAYLHSYFRGASAADYTSGQTIDLVNGTGSAVARDPFFGAPTVRDSYGASANWRISDGMNLSATGAYAYAYATGLDRNEVSRNGYGADLWTWNAALSFLDLGTQGAVLSIGGGLMPYAPTVTNRPGDPINNDRNAPYQIETQYRYPVAKNITLTPGFYVIFNPEANGNNSSIWVGTLRTTFVF; this is encoded by the coding sequence ATGATGAAAAAAGTACTATGGCAGACTGCCAAAGTAATACCAGTGGTGCTAGGAGCTTCCTTCTTAGCCACCCAAGGGGCAATGGCTGCTTCTGAAGATAATGTCGATGTATCTCAAACGCAAAATCTTGCAACCCCGACCCAAGAGGTTGCTCCCGCAGCGATGCCAGCCTTGGCAACTCAAGCTGATGCTCTAGAGTTAATTCGTCACCGTCAGAATTTAAAAACCTTTAATGCTGCTCCCAATGGTGAGCAGGGAATGTCTCAAGTAACCAGTGTTTCTGAACTGCGAGACGTACAACCCACCGAGTGGGCCTATGAAGCTTTAAAAAGTTTGGTTGAACGTTATGGTTGTATTGTCGGCTATCCAGACCGTACCTTCCGAGGGAATCGCGCCCTCTCTCGTTGGGAATTTGCCGCCGGTCTAAATGCTTGTATGAACGTCATGGAGCGTTTATTACAAGAAAACGTGGCAGTTATTCGGGAAGATATCGACAAACTCAAAGCCCTTGCCCAACAATTTGAACAGGAATTAGCGGCCCTAGGAGCACGGGTGGATAACCTCGAAGCTCGGACTTCTTACCTCGAAGATCACCAATTCTCGACGACGACCAAGTTAAACGCCAATGTTATTATTGCTGTTACCGATCAATTTGGTAATGATAAGGCCCTGAACTGGCGACAGCAGACTACTTTTAATAATAACCAAGCGGCTGGGCGTAATCCCCAAAAAACGCCGGTTGATGAAAATACCACTCTCAGCGATCGCGTTCGTCTTAACTTTGACACCAGTTTTACGGGGAAAGACCGACTGCGTACCCGACTCGAAGCCGGAGATGTGCCTAACATGGCCGGAGCAACGGGAACTAGTATGGCCCGTCTCGGCTGGGATACTACCAACTATACAGGGTCATTGGGCAGTCCCACCCCCAACAGTGTTAATGTTAGCAAACTTTTTTATCGCACTCCAGTTGCGGGCAATATTGTCGTCCATGTCGGTGCTGTCGGCTTAGATTTAGATGATGTCTTTGATGTTCATAACCCCTACTTGTCCAGTAGTGAGTTAGGTTCATTAAGTCGTTATGGACGCTTTAACCCTCTGCTCTATCGTGGGCCATCGGGTGCTGGTGCAGCATTTCAGTATAAGTTCAGTAAAGAGTTAGCTTTGACAGCGGCCTACCTAGCGGATTCTACCAACCTATCTTCTAGCCTAGGGGGGTCTTCCCGTGTGGGCAATCCAGAGAATGGCAATGGTCTGTTTAACGGCCAGTTTAGTACTGGAACCCAATTAGATTGGAATATCACTGATACTCTCGGTATTGGCGTTGCCTATCTCCACTCCTATTTCCGGGGTGCTTCTGCGGCGGACTATACCTCTGGACAAACCATTGATCTAGTCAATGGAACCGGTAGTGCCGTCGCCCGTGATCCCTTCTTTGGTGCTCCAACCGTTCGGGATAGCTATGGTGCCTCTGCCAACTGGCGTATTTCTGATGGCATGAACCTTTCTGCCACAGGGGCTTATGCTTATGCCTATGCGACAGGTTTAGACCGGAATGAAGTGTCTCGTAATGGTTATGGTGCTGATCTATGGACATGGAATGCCGCTTTGTCCTTCTTAGATTTAGGAACCCAGGGAGCCGTTCTCTCCATTGGTGGTGGTTTAATGCCCTACGCTCCCACTGTCACCAACCGTCCGGGTGATCCCATTAATAATGATCGCAATGCTCCCTATCAGATTGAAACTCAGTACAGGTATCCGGTCGCCAAGAATATTACCCTAACACCTGGTTTCTACGTCATCTTTAATCCAGAAGCCAATGGTAATAACTCTAGTATCTGGGTTGGTACTCTGCGGACAACCTTTGTGTTCTAA
- a CDS encoding IS4 family transposase encodes MTTAAVEEYKIMLSVGDTTFLDYRNIKEKREGYGPTGKGGNGLILHSALAIEPEKGQVLGLLWQKLWNREVKEKPPTDETAKQKKERQKEQRKAARQRPFEEKESYKWVEALNTCEKQVESSTRVIHVFDREGDVSEVFDSVRQLKHTGVLVRASHNRSLDKNSERLWQHLESEPIRFHQEIEIPSTGKRKARKVKLAVRFCSVNLRTPYRFDNRDPLNVYAVYATEIDCPEGETPLSWMLLTTEVVETIEMAVTILRWYTYRWRVEEFHKVLKSGCQSERYRLASDGMKTLLGFLSVIAVELLHVTYLHRTQPDALAIEILNPLQLQVLKAAASQKLPPILTVAWAVESVAFLGGYLEHRRKTPLGIQVLWRGWLKLHDLCQGWQLAIRT; translated from the coding sequence ATGACAACTGCCGCCGTAGAAGAATATAAGATAATGCTATCAGTCGGAGATACGACCTTCTTAGATTATCGCAATATCAAGGAAAAAAGGGAAGGGTATGGGCCGACTGGAAAAGGAGGGAATGGATTAATACTGCATAGTGCTTTAGCAATTGAGCCAGAAAAAGGACAAGTATTAGGTTTATTATGGCAAAAACTGTGGAATAGGGAGGTAAAAGAAAAGCCCCCAACAGATGAAACGGCGAAGCAGAAAAAAGAAAGACAGAAAGAACAAAGAAAAGCAGCTCGTCAAAGACCATTTGAGGAAAAAGAATCCTACAAATGGGTAGAGGCTCTAAACACCTGTGAGAAACAGGTAGAAAGTTCAACGAGGGTAATTCATGTATTTGACAGAGAAGGAGATGTTTCAGAAGTCTTTGACTCAGTGCGTCAACTCAAGCATACAGGAGTGCTGGTCAGAGCGTCTCATAATCGTAGTTTAGACAAAAATAGTGAACGACTTTGGCAACATTTGGAATCAGAACCGATTCGTTTTCATCAAGAAATCGAGATTCCGAGTACAGGAAAAAGAAAAGCACGGAAGGTTAAGCTTGCCGTCCGATTTTGCTCAGTTAATCTACGAACTCCCTATCGTTTTGATAATCGTGACCCGTTGAATGTCTATGCTGTTTATGCGACAGAAATCGATTGTCCCGAAGGCGAAACTCCTTTATCTTGGATGCTTCTGACTACAGAAGTTGTTGAGACTATTGAGATGGCTGTCACTATTCTTCGTTGGTACACCTACCGATGGCGGGTTGAAGAATTTCATAAAGTCCTTAAGTCTGGTTGTCAGAGTGAGCGTTATCGACTTGCCTCTGATGGAATGAAAACTCTTTTGGGTTTTTTAAGTGTCATTGCTGTTGAACTTTTACACGTTACTTATCTTCATCGTACCCAGCCCGATGCTCTCGCGATTGAAATTCTTAATCCTCTTCAACTTCAGGTGTTAAAAGCAGCCGCCTCTCAAAAACTTCCCCCTATTTTGACTGTTGCTTGGGCTGTCGAGTCTGTTGCTTTTCTTGGTGGTTATCTTGAACATCGTCGTAAAACTCCTCTCGGTATCCAAGTCCTTTGGCGCGGTTGGTTGAAGTTGCATGACCTTTGCCAAGGCTGGCAGCTTGCAATCCGCACTTAA
- a CDS encoding transposase: MSNKKKQYGAQFKAKVALEAIRGEKTVSELASQYEIHPTMINGWKRKELGLNRELSDTNLSHLEFPCLSSLNESSFAIGTGQWEVLEQGK, encoded by the coding sequence ATGAGCAACAAGAAAAAACAGTATGGAGCCCAGTTCAAAGCCAAAGTCGCCTTAGAAGCAATTCGAGGAGAGAAAACGGTATCTGAATTAGCCAGTCAATATGAAATTCATCCAACAATGATTAATGGATGGAAACGAAAAGAATTAGGCTTAAATCGAGAATTGTCTGACACCAACCTATCCCACCTTGAATTTCCTTGTCTTTCCAGCTTAAATGAATCCAGTTTTGCGATCGGAACTGGACAGTGGGAAGTTCTCGAGCAGGGTAAGTGA
- a CDS encoding ABC transporter ATP-binding protein/permease, giving the protein MSDSFSKLTSPLQQLLIYSRAYRDDFWKAVACSILNKLFDLAPPALIGMAVDVVIQQHNSWIAQIGIKDIAGQLLFLTLLSALIWGLESLFEYAYQRLWRNLAQNIQHDLRLEAYDHLQNLELAYFEERSTGGLLSILNDDINQLERFLDVGANDILQVLTTVIVIGGVFFLFTPNIAWMAMLPIPFILIGAVGFQSFLTPRYALVREKVSLLNSRLANNLSGIMTIKSFTTEAYELDRLKQESEAYRYSNQLAIALSSAFVPIIRIVILTGFTAILYFGGLEVVSGKLAVGSYSMLVFLTQRLLWPLTDLGKTLDLYQRAMASTRRVMKLLATPIAIPSGHLSLLPSQIRGDLELRAVTFAYQDYQPVLQNLSLTIPAGKTTAIVGSTGSGKSTLVKLLLRFYEIQAGTIYLDGIDIQEIQLGDLRRSMGLVSQDVFLFHGTVRDNIAYGKADATVDEIVTAAETAEAHRFILNLPYGYDTIVGERGQKLSGGQRQRLAIARAVLKNPPILILDEATSAVDNETEAAIVRSLDRITQNRTTIAIAHRLSTIRHADWIYVLEKGQIIEQGLHEDLLCKQGVYAGLWQVQTGESPISMDN; this is encoded by the coding sequence GTGTCTGACTCTTTCTCTAAGCTCACCTCACCTTTACAGCAACTATTGATCTACAGCCGAGCCTATCGAGACGATTTTTGGAAGGCGGTAGCCTGTTCTATTCTGAATAAGCTTTTTGATTTGGCTCCTCCGGCCCTCATTGGTATGGCAGTGGATGTGGTGATCCAGCAACACAATTCCTGGATTGCCCAGATCGGCATTAAAGATATTGCCGGACAATTACTCTTTTTAACGTTACTTTCGGCCTTAATTTGGGGGTTAGAATCCCTGTTTGAATATGCTTACCAACGTCTCTGGCGCAATTTAGCCCAGAATATTCAACATGATTTACGGTTGGAGGCCTATGATCACTTACAAAATTTAGAATTAGCCTATTTTGAAGAGCGCAGTACGGGTGGTTTGTTATCAATTCTTAACGATGATATTAACCAGCTAGAACGATTTTTGGATGTGGGTGCTAATGATATTTTGCAGGTATTAACCACCGTGATTGTGATTGGTGGTGTTTTCTTTCTCTTTACCCCTAATATTGCCTGGATGGCAATGCTGCCTATTCCTTTCATTTTAATCGGAGCCGTTGGTTTTCAATCTTTTCTAACTCCTCGTTATGCTTTAGTCAGGGAAAAAGTCAGTTTACTCAATAGTCGGTTAGCCAATAATTTGAGTGGCATTATGACGATTAAAAGCTTTACCACTGAAGCCTATGAATTAGACCGATTAAAGCAAGAAAGTGAAGCCTATCGTTATAGTAATCAATTGGCGATCGCCTTAAGTTCCGCCTTTGTTCCCATCATTCGCATCGTCATTTTAACGGGATTTACGGCCATTCTCTATTTTGGTGGTTTGGAGGTGGTGAGCGGCAAATTGGCAGTGGGCAGCTATAGTATGTTGGTCTTTCTAACCCAACGATTGCTCTGGCCCCTGACGGATTTAGGCAAAACCTTAGATTTATATCAACGGGCAATGGCTTCGACAAGACGGGTAATGAAACTGTTAGCAACCCCGATCGCCATTCCATCCGGTCATTTGTCGCTTTTACCATCCCAAATTCGGGGTGATCTAGAATTGCGGGCAGTTACCTTCGCCTATCAAGATTATCAGCCTGTTTTGCAAAATCTTTCCCTCACCATTCCCGCCGGTAAAACCACGGCCATTGTTGGGTCAACCGGATCGGGGAAAAGTACATTAGTGAAATTGTTGCTCAGATTCTATGAAATTCAAGCGGGAACCATTTATCTCGATGGCATAGATATTCAAGAAATTCAGCTAGGGGATCTGCGGCGCAGTATGGGGTTAGTGAGTCAGGATGTTTTTCTGTTTCACGGGACAGTCCGAGACAATATTGCCTATGGCAAAGCTGATGCCACAGTGGATGAGATTGTAACGGCGGCAGAAACTGCTGAGGCTCATCGCTTCATTTTGAACTTACCCTACGGTTACGACACCATTGTGGGAGAACGGGGTCAAAAGTTATCGGGGGGTCAACGGCAACGGTTAGCGATCGCCAGGGCCGTTCTGAAAAATCCCCCTATTCTCATTCTTGATGAAGCTACTTCTGCGGTGGATAATGAAACGGAAGCTGCCATTGTCCGTTCCCTAGATCGCATTACCCAAAATCGCACCACGATCGCGATCGCCCATCGTCTTTCCACCATTCGTCATGCGGATTGGATTTATGTCCTAGAAAAAGGGCAAATTATCGAGCAAGGACTCCATGAAGATCTTCTCTGCAAACAAGGGGTTTATGCGGGATTGTGGCAGGTTCAAACCGGCGAAAGTCCTATTTCAATGGACAATTGA
- a CDS encoding glycogen/starch/alpha-glucan phosphorylase, which yields MNLPTTNPLIQVEDDRTGLSIETLRRALADNLFYLQGKFPLIASRHDCYMALAYTIRDRLLQRWLNTAQTYLSDDNKVVCYLSAEFLVGPHLGNNLVNLGLYEQVKQAVTDSGLDLEELIQIEEEPGLGNGGLGRLAACYMDSLATLEIPAIGYGIRYEFGIFDQEIRDGWQVEITDKWLQYGNPWELARPEAAVQVELGGHTESYKDNQDQYRVRWVPGHVIKGIPYDTPILGYKVNTANTMRLWRAEAAESFDFQRFNVGDYYGAVNEKVASENLTKVLYPNDEQLQGKELRLTQQFFFVSCSLQDMIRLHLAEQPSLDNFHEHSAIQLNDTHPAISVAELMRLLVDKHFFDWDKAWNITQKSLGYTNHTLLPEALEKWPLSLFGSLLPRHLEIIYEINQRFLDEVRIRYPGDGNKLARLSLIDESGEKYVRMAHLACVGSHAINGVAALHSELLKETILKDFYELWPEKFSNKTNGVTPRRWLLLSNPRLSQLITEKIGENWVKNLYELKQLEFFAEDSHFQARWQDIKKAIKQDLAAYIKLNNDLVVDPDSLFDVQVKRIHEYKRQHLSVLHIISLYLRLKNNPNLEIPPRTFIFGGKAAPGYVMAKLIIKLINAVAEVVNRDPAIGDRLKVVFLNNYNVKLGQRVYPAADLSEQISTAGKEASGTGNMKFSMNGALTIGTLDGANVEIRQEVGSENFFLFGLTTPEVAQLQATGYHPWDYYQGNEDLKGVIDLINSGFFAHGDTELFRPLTENLLHQDPYFLLADYQSYLDCQEKVSQAYQDPQHWTKMAILNVARMGKFSSDRSIREYCQEIWNIESVQIELQDICPDGQCLLVRP from the coding sequence ATGAATTTACCTACAACCAATCCTCTCATTCAAGTTGAAGACGATCGCACTGGTTTGAGTATCGAAACCTTAAGACGGGCCTTAGCGGATAATCTGTTTTATCTACAAGGGAAGTTTCCCCTGATTGCCAGCCGTCATGACTGTTATATGGCCCTGGCCTATACCATCCGCGATCGCCTTTTACAACGCTGGTTAAATACGGCTCAAACCTATCTGAGTGACGATAATAAAGTAGTTTGCTATTTATCGGCCGAATTCTTGGTCGGGCCACACCTGGGCAATAATTTAGTGAATTTAGGTTTGTATGAACAGGTTAAACAGGCTGTCACTGATTCCGGATTAGATCTCGAAGAACTGATTCAGATAGAAGAAGAACCTGGTCTCGGCAATGGTGGCCTGGGTCGATTGGCGGCTTGTTATATGGATTCCCTGGCTACCTTGGAAATTCCGGCGATCGGTTATGGTATTCGCTACGAATTTGGGATTTTTGACCAGGAAATTCGGGATGGTTGGCAGGTTGAGATTACCGATAAATGGTTACAGTACGGCAATCCTTGGGAATTAGCCCGTCCAGAAGCAGCCGTACAGGTTGAACTAGGGGGTCATACAGAATCCTATAAAGATAATCAGGATCAGTATCGAGTGCGTTGGGTTCCGGGCCATGTGATTAAAGGCATTCCTTACGATACGCCGATTTTAGGTTACAAAGTGAATACGGCCAATACGATGCGCCTATGGCGAGCTGAAGCCGCAGAATCCTTTGATTTTCAACGCTTTAATGTGGGGGATTACTACGGAGCCGTTAACGAAAAAGTGGCCTCCGAAAATTTAACCAAGGTGCTTTATCCCAATGATGAACAACTTCAAGGCAAGGAATTGCGGCTCACTCAGCAATTTTTCTTTGTTTCCTGTTCCCTTCAGGATATGATCCGTCTCCATTTAGCGGAACAGCCTAGTTTAGATAATTTCCATGAACATTCTGCGATTCAACTCAATGATACTCATCCCGCCATTAGTGTGGCTGAATTGATGCGTTTGTTGGTAGATAAACATTTTTTTGATTGGGATAAGGCTTGGAACATTACTCAAAAATCCCTGGGCTATACCAACCACACCCTTTTACCGGAAGCCTTGGAAAAATGGCCCCTGAGTTTGTTTGGTTCACTTTTACCGCGCCATTTGGAAATTATTTACGAAATTAATCAACGTTTTCTAGATGAAGTCCGCATTCGTTATCCAGGAGATGGGAATAAATTGGCCCGGCTTTCTTTAATTGATGAAAGTGGGGAAAAGTATGTGCGGATGGCTCATTTAGCCTGTGTGGGTTCCCATGCCATTAATGGGGTAGCTGCCTTGCATTCTGAGTTACTGAAGGAAACGATTCTCAAGGACTTTTATGAACTCTGGCCGGAAAAATTTAGTAATAAGACCAATGGGGTTACGCCCCGTCGTTGGTTACTTCTCAGTAATCCTCGTCTTAGTCAATTAATTACCGAGAAAATTGGCGAAAATTGGGTTAAGAATCTTTACGAATTAAAACAATTAGAATTTTTTGCCGAAGATAGTCATTTTCAGGCACGATGGCAAGACATTAAAAAAGCCATCAAACAGGATCTAGCTGCTTATATTAAGCTCAACAATGATTTAGTTGTTGATCCTGATTCTCTATTTGATGTTCAGGTTAAACGCATCCATGAATATAAACGGCAGCATCTCAGTGTTTTACACATTATTAGTCTCTATCTACGTCTGAAAAATAATCCTAATCTGGAGATTCCACCCCGTACTTTTATCTTTGGGGGTAAAGCGGCTCCAGGATATGTGATGGCGAAGTTGATTATTAAATTGATTAATGCAGTGGCAGAAGTGGTCAATCGAGATCCAGCCATCGGCGATCGCCTTAAAGTGGTCTTTTTAAATAATTACAACGTTAAACTAGGACAACGGGTGTATCCGGCGGCGGATCTCTCAGAGCAAATTTCAACGGCAGGAAAAGAGGCTTCTGGCACAGGTAATATGAAGTTTTCCATGAATGGAGCCTTGACGATTGGTACTCTTGATGGCGCGAATGTGGAAATTCGGCAAGAAGTGGGGAGCGAAAACTTTTTCCTCTTTGGTCTGACCACGCCTGAAGTGGCTCAACTCCAAGCAACGGGCTATCATCCCTGGGATTACTATCAAGGGAATGAGGATCTCAAAGGCGTGATTGATCTGATTAATTCCGGTTTCTTTGCTCATGGTGATACCGAACTATTCCGTCCCCTCACCGAGAATTTGCTTCATCAAGATCCCTATTTTCTCTTAGCAGATTACCAATCCTATCTAGACTGTCAGGAAAAGGTTAGCCAGGCTTACCAAGATCCCCAGCATTGGACAAAAATGGCGATTCTCAATGTGGCTCGGATGGGTAAATTTTCCAGCGATCGCTCCATTCGGGAATACTGTCAGGAAATTTGGAACATAGAATCAGTGCAAATTGAGTTACAGGATATCTGCCCCGATGGTCAGTGTTTGCTGGTTCGCCCCTAA
- a CDS encoding transposase codes for MQLCQRLEQILENLRPAFSREATYQWFILLAWGVVLNSQPSAITSYVNALGLTESYYHQALHWFESKAFNVKGLTLGWSKWVSQHENLYRIKEKRVYVGDGIKVGKEGRKMPGVKRLHQESGNVAKPEWIRGHYFNALSVLVGAGKACFALPLVLRLDDGIKSKATAKEGKKGSKKEKTTLVTKMGELCTTYAEAGSYVILDAYFACGAVLKSFRQNALHLITRVRCSTVAYAPFSSVPTLRGKGRPRLWGSSIKLESLFALVEDFPTAKVWLYGQQVSVSYQCFEFHWDSPHQLVKFVLTQLPNGQRLILLSTDLCLTGPEIIAAYGLRFKIEVTFRQLIHLLGGFAYRFWLKALPTLPTWPSNLILPDYPQTVQTQILNKVEAFERFVNLHVIVLGLLQILSLELPQGIWANFPRWFRTLPSHGYPSERIAQLAIQHQAPMIFPQSPPSLLLPKFLAAKLDPFPSPDRLTLAA; via the coding sequence ATGCAACTATGTCAGCGACTAGAGCAAATCCTAGAGAATCTCCGTCCCGCCTTTAGCCGAGAAGCAACGTACCAATGGTTTATCCTATTAGCCTGGGGAGTAGTGCTCAACAGCCAACCGAGCGCAATAACAAGCTATGTCAATGCCTTAGGGTTAACAGAGAGCTACTACCATCAGGCACTACATTGGTTTGAATCCAAGGCATTTAACGTCAAAGGACTGACCTTGGGATGGTCGAAGTGGGTAAGTCAGCATGAAAATCTATATCGAATCAAGGAAAAACGAGTGTATGTGGGGGATGGAATCAAAGTGGGGAAAGAAGGGCGCAAGATGCCAGGGGTAAAACGACTACACCAAGAATCCGGAAATGTGGCGAAGCCAGAATGGATAAGGGGGCATTACTTCAATGCCTTGAGTGTTTTGGTGGGAGCAGGAAAAGCCTGCTTTGCCTTGCCCTTAGTGTTGCGGCTAGACGATGGCATCAAGTCCAAAGCAACGGCAAAGGAAGGGAAAAAAGGCAGCAAAAAAGAGAAGACTACTCTAGTCACGAAAATGGGGGAGCTTTGCACTACCTACGCAGAGGCGGGAAGCTATGTGATTTTGGATGCTTACTTCGCTTGTGGAGCAGTGCTCAAAAGTTTTCGCCAAAATGCCTTGCATCTCATCACCCGAGTGCGTTGCTCTACAGTGGCATATGCTCCCTTTTCTTCCGTTCCGACCTTGAGGGGGAAAGGACGACCACGGCTTTGGGGGAGTTCAATAAAACTAGAAAGCCTGTTTGCTCTTGTGGAGGATTTTCCCACCGCTAAAGTCTGGCTCTATGGTCAACAAGTCTCCGTTTCTTATCAGTGCTTTGAGTTCCACTGGGATAGTCCCCATCAGCTCGTTAAGTTTGTCCTCACCCAATTGCCCAACGGACAAAGACTGATTCTGCTTTCTACTGACCTCTGTTTGACTGGACCTGAGATTATTGCCGCTTACGGTCTCCGATTTAAGATTGAAGTCACTTTTCGTCAATTAATCCATCTTTTGGGCGGCTTTGCCTATCGTTTTTGGCTTAAGGCTCTTCCTACTTTACCGACCTGGCCTAGCAATCTTATCCTCCCTGACTATCCCCAAACTGTTCAGACTCAGATTTTAAACAAAGTAGAAGCCTTTGAGCGTTTTGTTAATCTTCATGTCATTGTTCTCGGCTTACTTCAAATTCTTTCCTTAGAGTTACCCCAGGGGATTTGGGCTAATTTCCCTCGCTGGTTTCGGACTCTACCCTCCCATGGCTATCCTAGTGAACGCATTGCTCAACTAGCCATCCAACATCAAGCCCCAATGATTTTTCCTCAAAGTCCACCTAGTCTGCTTTTGCCTAAATTCCTTGCCGCTAAACTTGACCCTTTTCCAAGTCCTGATAGACTTACTTTGGCCGCATAG
- a CDS encoding protochlorophyllide reductase, whose translation MTQTVIVTGASSGVGLYAAKALVERGWHVIMACRDVNKGQNAAVDLNFPQGSYTVMLLDLASLESVKRFVNNFRVLGRPLNALVCNAAVYLPLQKQPLRSPEGYELSVATNHLGHFLLCNLLLEDLKQCPGDDKRLIILGTVTANSKELGGKIPIPAPPDLGKLEGFEAGFKAPIAMINGEKFKSGKAYKDSKLCNMLTARELHRRFHQETGITFSSLYPGCVADTPLFRNHYPLFRTIFPWFQKNITGGYVTQELSGERVAEVVADPEFKDSGVHWSWGNRQKAGREAFVQELSAEGSDDAKARKLWDLSKKLVGLV comes from the coding sequence ATGACCCAAACTGTCATTGTTACTGGGGCCTCATCGGGGGTCGGTTTATATGCAGCTAAGGCCCTAGTTGAAAGGGGCTGGCACGTTATTATGGCTTGTCGTGATGTCAACAAAGGTCAAAATGCAGCCGTTGACCTAAATTTTCCCCAGGGCAGCTATACCGTTATGCTGCTAGACTTAGCTTCCCTAGAAAGTGTTAAACGGTTTGTTAATAATTTTCGGGTTTTGGGCAGACCGCTTAATGCCTTGGTCTGTAATGCCGCCGTCTATTTACCGTTACAAAAGCAGCCTCTACGCAGTCCCGAAGGCTACGAATTATCGGTAGCGACCAATCATTTAGGGCATTTTCTCCTGTGTAATTTACTGCTCGAAGACCTCAAACAATGTCCTGGTGATGATAAGCGTTTGATTATCCTGGGGACTGTCACCGCCAATAGCAAGGAACTCGGCGGTAAAATTCCCATTCCGGCTCCCCCTGATCTTGGTAAATTGGAAGGGTTTGAAGCGGGTTTTAAGGCTCCGATCGCCATGATTAATGGCGAAAAGTTTAAATCGGGTAAAGCCTACAAAGATAGTAAGCTCTGTAATATGTTAACGGCGCGGGAACTTCATCGTCGTTTTCATCAGGAAACGGGAATTACCTTCAGTTCGCTTTATCCAGGTTGTGTGGCTGATACGCCCCTTTTCCGCAACCATTACCCTCTTTTCCGTACCATTTTCCCCTGGTTCCAGAAAAATATTACGGGCGGCTATGTCACCCAAGAATTATCAGGGGAACGGGTAGCTGAGGTGGTTGCCGATCCTGAGTTTAAAGATTCGGGTGTGCATTGGAGTTGGGGCAATCGTCAAAAAGCAGGTCGGGAGGCTTTTGTCCAGGAATTATCGGCGGAAGGTAGTGATGATGCCAAGGCCAGAAAGCTCTGGGATTTAAGCAAAAAACTAGTTGGTCTTGTCTAA